The region GCTGATTTGGGTGGGAAGTTTATTTTTTGAAGTCCTTACTGCATTGTTCAGGAGTCTGAGCCTTGACCAGAAAATTACTTTCTATTTCAGGCCTATTATTAATTTTGTTTCTATTCATTCATTTGGGTGGTTTGTTTCTTGCGGTGTTTGCTCCCTTAATGTTTGAAACTTATGCAACAACCTTACATTCAGCTTTTTGGTTTAAGTATTTTGAATTGGGATTGCTTGTTGTTGCTGTTACGCATATATGGTTAACGCTTTCAAAAGTAATTGCTAATTCTCAGTCAGGTAATTCTTCAGCATTATCTAGTCGGCGCAAAGATTTCTTTGCAGTATTTGCGGCGCGTACTCAACCTATTGGAGGTATTTTGCTGTTGTCGTTTATTTTGATTCATCTTGAGCAAGTTCGTTTCCCAAGGCCTCTTAGTGGAGAAGAGATTTCTGCTCTGTCAGTAGTTCTTCACTCTCCAATTACATTTTTAATTTATTTGCTCGGTTCACTTGCTTTACTTCTTCACCTCTTTCATGGTGCTGAGTCTGCTAATAGAAGCCTTGGGTTGTTAACGACTGAGAACACTTCCTTAATACGAGCCTTTGGACGTAGTATGTCGATCTTGATTGCATTTGGCTTTATTTTGATTACCTTTTTTCTACGGGGCAACATCCTAAATTCTCAGGTTGGATGAGTAACTCTCTAGATCCCTGCTTGCCAAGTGGACCATTAAAAGGTGCATGGGGAAGGATTTTGGAAAAATCTATTTCGATTAAACCTGAAAGGAAGGAAGATATGTCTATTGTTGTCGTAGGAAGTGGCTTGGCTGGATCTGCGGCGGCTGCAACCCTTGCCGAACAAGGCTATAGAATTAGATTAATTATATTTAATGATAGCCCTCGTCGTTCTCATTCCGTTGCTGCTCAAGGAGGGATCAATGCTGCAAGACCTTTGAGATTGGGAGATGAGGATGGAATTGATCAGTTGTTTAAGGATACTTTGAGAGGGGGTGATTTTAGATCGAGAGAGGCTGGTTGCCAAAGGCTTGCAGAAATAAGTAGCTCAATTGTTGATCAGTGTGTGGCTCAAGGCGTTCCTTTTGCTAGAGAGTATGACGGCTCGCTTGCTACAAGACGTTTTGGTGGAGCACTTATTAGTAGGACTTTTTATGCGCGTGGTCAAACAGGACAGCAATTACTTTATGGTGCTTATCAAGCTCTTATGCGTCAGGTCGCTAGTGGCAAAGTAGAACTCCTAACACGTAGAGATGTTCTTGAGTTGGTTAAAGTTAATGGCAAAGCAAGAGGAGTTGTTTGTCGTAATCTTCTTAATGGTGACATTGAAGTTTATAGAGCTCAAGCAGTGATCTTGGCTACAGGGGGATATAGCAATGTTTACTTTTTATCTACTAATTCGATGAAATCAAATGCTAGTGCAATATGGAGAACACATCGCCAAGGAGCGTTCTTTGCTAACCCATGCTTTACTCAGATACATCCTACGTGTATCCCTGTTGGGGGACCTTATCAGAGTAAATTAACTTTAATGAGTGAGAGTTTAAGGAATGATGGTCGAATTTGGCTCCATAAACTAGCTAAAGATAGACGATGCCCATCATCAATTCCTGAGGAAGAAAGAGATTATTTCTTAGAACGTCTTTATCCCACTTATGGAAATCTAGTGCCGAGGGATGTGGCATCACGTAGAACCAAAGAACTTTGCGACGCGGGATTTGGCGTGGGCATTGATGGACGCTCTGTTTATCTGGACCTTCGTGATGCAATCCTTAGTAAAGGATCAGATGTGATTAGATCTAAATATGGCAATTTGTTAGAGATGTATGAGCGAATAGTGGGAGAGGACCCGTTTAAAATGCCTATGCGAATTTATCCTGCACCTCATTACACAATGGGTGGTTTATGGGTTGATTATAATTTAATGAGTACTATCCCTGGCCTTTTTGTAATTGGCGAAGCTAATTGCACTGTGCATGGTGCCAATCGTTTAGGAGCAAATGCCCTTTTACAGTGTTTATCTGATGGTTATTTTATAGTCCCTACTTCTATTACAACATGGTTAGCAGAACATGGTTCTTCAAACTCATCAAAGGAAATAGATATCGCTTGTAAAGAGGCAGTTTCTAGAGTAAGAAGACGCATTTCTAATTTAACTAAAATCCAAGGATCAGTTTCAGTTGATATGTTTCATCGTAAACTCGGAGAGATAATGATTAATCGTTGTGGAATCACAAGAAACAAGACAGGTTTAGAAGCTGGACTGAATGAGGTCAGGTTTTTGCAAGATCAGTTCTATCAAGATGTTCGAATCCCTTACGGAGTTGACTGTCCTAATCCTGAACTTGAGAAGGCATTAAGAGTTTCTGATTTCTTTGAACTTTCCTTGTTGATGCTTACTGATGCACTAGAGAGAAATGAGTCATGCGGCGCACATTTTCGAGAGGAATTTCAGACACAAGCAGGAGAAGCAATGAGGAATGATTCTGAATATTCCCATATTGCAGCTTGGCAGTATGTAGAAAATTCAAAACCCATCAAGCACTGTGAGAAACTTTCTTTTACAAGTCTCAAGCCAAATACACGTAGTTATAAATGACAAGAAGAATCTCTCTTAAATTGCGTATTTGGCGCCAAGACTCGCAGGCTGATAAGGGCAAGTTTGATGAATATGTTTTGGAAAACCTTTCTATAGATCTTTCTATCTTGGAGATGTTAGATCAACTTAATGAAAAATTAATTTTGAATGGTGAGAGACCAATAAATTTTGAACATGATTGCAGAGAAGGTATTTGTGGAAGTTGTGGGTTTCTTATAAATGGACAAGCTCATGGGCCTAACACTGCTACAACTATTTGCCAGTTGTATCTTCGTCATTTCAAAGACAATCAAACCCTAACTCTTGAGCCATGGAGAGCAAAAGCTTTTCAGATAATTCAGGATCTCGTTGTAGATCGATCTCCTTTTGACAGGGTAATAGCCTCTGGAGGCTACTGTTCGGTGGACACTGCAGTTCCTCCGCCAGATGGCAATGCTTTCTTGGTAAGTCAGGAGGAGGCCTTCTCTGCCTTTCAAACAGCAACATGTATTGGTTGTGGAGCTTGTGTAGCAAGTTGTAAGAATGCTTCTGCAAGCTTATTTGTTGCTGCCAAGATTGCTCATTTAGGACAGTTGCCACAAGGACAATTAGATAGATCCCTTAGAACAAAAAACATGCAAAAACAAATGATCCAAGAAGGGTTTGGTAGTTGTAGTAATAATCTTGAATGTGAGGCGGTTTGTCCTAAGGAGATTTCAGCAAGTTGGATTAGTTGGATGAATAGAGAAGATCTTTGATGGATTTTGTGATGCGAGAAAATTGAAGGTATTTAATTAACCTCTAATTGATTCTAGGCTGGAGTAGTTGCATAGGTGGTTGATAAACTTGGCAGACCTGTTCCACCACTGTCTTGATCGTCATCATCATTGCCGAAGCTAGAGATAAGGGCATATATGCCTCCAAGCGAAAATATTGCAGAAAACACAATTGCTAATAATTCTGATTCCAAAATATTAAATAAAATTTTAGAGAGCCTAATTGATCAGAGGCTAATCTGCGAATATATTTTGTCTTAGTTAGAAGAGATTCTTTGCCTAAATTTATTTGTAAAGCAGCTTTCTGGATAGAAATATTAAAAAAAGAGTACTATTAAAGATGGTCTGTTATTCATTATTGGTCTCTTGAGATCCCTTTTATTGTCATTCTTTCACCCCACGTAATGACGACTTGCTTTGCTTTTGATGGAAACAAGAGATATATCCCTTGAAAAGACAATAGATATCTAATTACAGTTTGATGAAATTATTAAAAACAATAGAACAGAGACTAAAACTCAATTATTTCTAACAAGAGGATGAAACTAATTTTTTACGCATGATTTACAGGATTTGAATCGAATTGAAAGTTTATGCGCTATAAATACATACTTGTCTTTTCTTCAGCAATGGAATCTCAAAGGAATCAATCAGAGTCTGGCATGATTAAACGAATTCAACAGTTGGGATTAGACCGATGGGATGCTCTTTCAGATCGTCAGAGAAAATATACTAAGAAAATCTGGTCAGTGATTACTTTTAAGTGGAGATGGCAGATAGCTATGAATATTCCTTATCTAGCTATTTTTGTTTTAGACAGAAGTATTCCATCTGTTCACAAGTTCAACATGGATCTACTTTTGGCTGTTAGTTCTAAGCTTCCGATTCCCTCGTTTCTTTCTTCTTGGTCTGGGTTAGGGTAAACAAAAGTAAGTATAGGATTGTTTTGTTATGGTTTTGAAAATTGATTTGGATTTAAATTGTGAATAGTTTGTTTGCTGTACTTGATCCAGGGATTAAGCTTTTTATTTCTATAGTAGCTATTGCTGGCCCATTATCTATTCTTTTAATGTTCCTCCTTCTCAAAAAGATTGAGAAAAACTCGCCTGACCGGATTAGATGGCGTTAATAGAATCGATGTTAATGCCATCAATACTATAGATAATTGTCAGTTCAAT is a window of Prochlorococcus marinus subsp. marinus str. CCMP1375 DNA encoding:
- a CDS encoding fumarate reductase/succinate dehydrogenase flavoprotein subunit; the encoded protein is MSNSLDPCLPSGPLKGAWGRILEKSISIKPERKEDMSIVVVGSGLAGSAAAATLAEQGYRIRLIIFNDSPRRSHSVAAQGGINAARPLRLGDEDGIDQLFKDTLRGGDFRSREAGCQRLAEISSSIVDQCVAQGVPFAREYDGSLATRRFGGALISRTFYARGQTGQQLLYGAYQALMRQVASGKVELLTRRDVLELVKVNGKARGVVCRNLLNGDIEVYRAQAVILATGGYSNVYFLSTNSMKSNASAIWRTHRQGAFFANPCFTQIHPTCIPVGGPYQSKLTLMSESLRNDGRIWLHKLAKDRRCPSSIPEEERDYFLERLYPTYGNLVPRDVASRRTKELCDAGFGVGIDGRSVYLDLRDAILSKGSDVIRSKYGNLLEMYERIVGEDPFKMPMRIYPAPHYTMGGLWVDYNLMSTIPGLFVIGEANCTVHGANRLGANALLQCLSDGYFIVPTSITTWLAEHGSSNSSKEIDIACKEAVSRVRRRISNLTKIQGSVSVDMFHRKLGEIMINRCGITRNKTGLEAGLNEVRFLQDQFYQDVRIPYGVDCPNPELEKALRVSDFFELSLLMLTDALERNESCGAHFREEFQTQAGEAMRNDSEYSHIAAWQYVENSKPIKHCEKLSFTSLKPNTRSYK
- a CDS encoding succinate dehydrogenase/fumarate reductase iron-sulfur subunit, whose translation is MTRRISLKLRIWRQDSQADKGKFDEYVLENLSIDLSILEMLDQLNEKLILNGERPINFEHDCREGICGSCGFLINGQAHGPNTATTICQLYLRHFKDNQTLTLEPWRAKAFQIIQDLVVDRSPFDRVIASGGYCSVDTAVPPPDGNAFLVSQEEAFSAFQTATCIGCGACVASCKNASASLFVAAKIAHLGQLPQGQLDRSLRTKNMQKQMIQEGFGSCSNNLECEAVCPKEISASWISWMNREDL